The proteins below come from a single Lates calcarifer isolate ASB-BC8 linkage group LG11, TLL_Latcal_v3, whole genome shotgun sequence genomic window:
- the tecpr1b gene encoding LOW QUALITY PROTEIN: tectonin beta-propeller repeat-containing protein 1 (The sequence of the model RefSeq protein was modified relative to this genomic sequence to represent the inferred CDS: deleted 1 base in 1 codon) gives MTSLSRCETCCTRRSLTWAIMPITLLWAVDVYGRVYSLSTAGQRWERADDMLLELKRVTAGKGRCWGIGCDHHVYLNMMPSETPIRYREETYENQRWNPVDGFTDTLLPTDRWPWSDVTGMNPQPLHSFQLPSRSWEWEGDWYVDQTCGGEPSQTGGWEYAVDFPANFSPDKKWNSCVRRRRWIRYRRYIAQGTWAKIPLDNPRKPPLPLCDISCGGWEMSDQSGRYPYLWGVSQQGQVWFREGIHPRVPEGSSWEEVEVPKEVAQLSCGPGDLLWALLWDGNLLVRTGLSLDSPTGTSWVEVESPGKEVEALHVAVGVSVVWVVTKDYKVWFRRGVNSHNPCGSGWISIGGEMMMVDVGLNDQVWAVGEDRGLYFRMGVTPSEPSGNGWIPVSAQWGNSKEVIPPRDDCEFSGQLTEASQGSVLSCTDSDSELGPSDPQNSTNDTPVLEAAAPSVVPLGGADTLTPPLEAEDAPSAPQQDAPKPFIPASDSFINSLVSDRDKASTSQPTITEIPQEEVEELSPAPILPTPEAVGQDVPWMNVDLEGAEAARSAQAAGASLGDGGVAATYALGTLETSHGVGEEDGPVWTWISGGGCDVDASSQISWLSPAGPLTSSLSLTPVQSAAWSEQQQQQEHKEEISKKPLERSNSVWVRKGALRWWRDCKPQRWVDVGVALEQSTKSDGRKDSIFFVYYTQYDEKKYLHVFINEVTALVPVLRDCHYAFAVYTAQRTKQRWPLVLAAQTEKDMNDWLCLLSDCCCECRGITGPPSRQALWSTTSKGDIMVHEPSFSLEAPANTLACDLMFWRQVPGHLRCVESNSLGLVWGIGWDGTAWVYSGRYGQQPTPGDAVQMHQQTDVRSVHVYENQRWNPMTGYTDKGLPTDRPMWSDESGLKECTKGNTHPPSPQWSWVSEWSVDYNVPGGTDKEGWQYAADFPVTFHGHKTMKDFVRRRRWTRKCKITLRGPWQQVPPIPLSDISLMPCLAQSRMEQVPVWALSDKGDVLCRLGVSPQNPAGSSWLHVGTDQPFKSISIGGANQVWAIAKDGAVFYRGSVSQQNPAGECWYHIPSPPRQTLRQLSVGRTSVFAVDENSNLWYRQGLTPSYPQGSAWELISNNVTKVSVGPLDQVWIIADGVPGFPTETAGAVCHRLGVGPMQPKGQSWDYGIGGGWEHISVRGNSAEAPRPPHPPPVGSPRSPFPMRPPTQVNGNAVGV, from the exons ATGACTTCTCTCTCCCGCTGCGAGACGTGTTGCACACGACGGAGCCTCACGT GGGCCATCATGCCCATCACGCTGCTGTGGGCCGTGGATGTGTACGGCAGGGTGTACAGCCTCTCCACAGCTGGCCAGCGCTGGGAGCGTGCGGACGACATGCTGCTGGAGCTGAAGCGCGTCACTGCGGGGAAGGGGCGCTGCTGGGGCATCGGCTGTGACCACCACGTTTACCTCAACATGATGCCCAGTGAGACCCCCATCCGCTACCGAGAGGAGACCTATGAAAATCAG AGGTGGAACCCAGTCGACGGCTTCACTGACACACTGCTGCCCACCGACCGCTGGCCGTGGAGTGATGTGACCGGGATGAATCCTCAACCGCTCCACAGCTTCCAGTTGCCCTCCCGCAGCTGGGAGTGGGAGGGAGACTGGTATGTGGATCAGACCTGTGGAGGAGAACCCAGCCAGACTGGG gGCTGGGAGTATGCGGTCGATTTCCCGGCCAACTTCTCCCCAGACAAGAAATGGAATTCCTGTGTTCGTCGTAGGCGCTGGATCCGCTACAGGAGATACATCGCACAAGGCACTTGGGCCAAG ATCCCTTTGGACAATCCAAGGAAACCTCCGCTACCACTCTGTGACATCAGCTGTGGTGGGTGGGAGATGAGCGACCAGTCTGGAAGGTATCCCTACCTCTGGGGTGTGTCCCAACAAGGACAG GTGTGGTTCAGGGAGGGCATCCACCCACGGGTGCCAGAGGGCTCCAGCTGGGAGGAGGTAGAAGTGCCCAAGGAGGTGGCTCAGTTGTCATGTGGTCCTGGAGACCTGCTGTGGGCTTTACTCTGGGATGGGAACCTGCTGGTCCGTACGGGCCTCAGCCTGGACAGTCCCACCG GCACATCATGGGTAGAGGTGGAATCACCAGGGAAAGAGGTTGAAGCCCTTCATGTGGCTGTTGGAGTCAGTGTGGTCTGGGTGGTCACTAAAGACTACAAG GTGTGGTTCAGGCGTGGTGTGAACTCCCACAATCCCTGTGGCTCTGGCTGGATTAGCATCGGAGgagagatgatgatggtggaTGTAGGACTCAATGATCAG GTGTGGGCAGTTGGTGAGGATCGCGGCCTGTATTTCAGAATGGGTGTAACGCCGTCTGAACCAAGTGGGAATGGCTGGATTCCTGTTTCTGCCCAATGGGGCAACAGTAAAGAGGTTATTCCACCTAG AGACGACTGTGAGTTCAGCGGCCAACTGACAGAGGCCTCACAAGGTTCAGTTCTGAGCTGCACTGACTCAGACTCAGAGTTGGGTCCTTCTGACCCGCAAAACAGCACTAATGACACCCCAGTCCTGGAGGCAGCA GCCCCCTCTGTAGTTCCCTTAGGAGGAGCTGACACTCTTACACCTCCCCTGGAGGCAGAGGACGCCCCCTCAGCCCCCCAGCAGGATGCCCCCAAACCCTTCATCCCTGCCAGCGACAGCTTCATCAACAGCCTGGTTTCAGACCGCGACAAGGCTTCCACATCGCAACCGACCATCACAGAGATACCGCAGGAGGAGGTCGAGGAACTGTCCCCGGCGCCTATACTCCCGACCCCCGAGGCTGTGGGCCAAGACGTCCCCTGGATGAACGTGGACCTGGAGGGGGCAGAGGCGGCTCGAAGTGCACAGGCGGCGGGGGCTTCGCTGGGTGATGGTGGTGTTGCTGCTACGTACGCACTGGGGACTCTGGAGACCTCTCATGGTGTTGGGGAAGAGGACGGCCCAGTGTGGACCTGGATCTCCGGTGGAGGCTGCGATGTGGATGCAAGCTCACAGATCAGCTGGCTCAGTCCTGCAG gtcCTCTCACCAGCTCTCTGTCACTGACCCCAGTTCAGTCGGCAGCCTGGAGcgagcaacagcagcagcaggagcacaAAGAGGAGATCAGCAAGAAACCACTGGAGAGAAGCAAC TCGGTGTGGGTGCGAAAAGGTGCGTTGCGCTGGTGGAGGGACTGCAAGCCTCAGCGCTGGGTGGATGTGGGTGTTGCTCTGGAGCAGTCCACCAAGTCTGATGGCAGGAAGGacagcattttctttgtctATTACACACAGTATGATGAGAAAAAG TACCTTCATGTGTTTATAAATGAAGTGACGGCGCTGGTTCCAGTGCTCAGGGACTGCCACTATGCCTTTGCTGTGTACACAGCCCAAAGGACCAAACAGAGGTGGCCTCTGGTCCTGGCGGCACAAACTGAAAAGGACATGAATGACTGG TTGTGCCTGTTGTCTGACTGTTGCTGCGAGTGTCGGGGGATCACAGGTCCCCCATCCAGACAGGCCCTGTGGTCCACCACCTCAAAGGGAGACATCATGGTCCACGAGCCATCCTTCTCCCTGGAGGCTCCTGCAAACACACTGGCCTGTGACCTCAT GTTCTGGCGCCAGGTCCCGGGACACCTGCGCTGTGTAGAGTCTAACAGTCTGGGGCTGGTGTGGGGCATCGGGTGGGACGGCACCGCTTGGGTCTACAGCGGGCGCTATGGGCAACAGCCCACCCCGG gaGATGCTGTTCAGATGCACCAGCAGACTGATGTCAGGAGTGTACATGTGTATGAGAATCAAAGATGGAACCCTATGACAGGATATACAGACAA AGGGCTTCCTACAGACCGCCCCATGTGGAGTGATGAAAGCGGGCTGAAAGAGTGCACCAAAGGCAacacacaccctccctctcctcagtgGTCCTGG gtgtcAGAGTGGTCTGTGGACTACAATGTCCCTGGAGGAACAGACAAAGAAGGCTGGCAGTACGCTGCAGACTTCCCCGT GACATTTCATGGCCACAAAACCATGAAAGACTTTGTCAGGCGCAGAAGATGGACGAG GAAGTGTAAGATCACACTGAGAGGTCCATGGCAGCAGGTCCCACCCATCCCACTCAGTGACATCTCTCTTATGCCGTGTCTGGCCCAGAGCAGGATGGAGCAGGTCCCAGTCTGGGCCCTCAGTGATAAGGGAGACGTCCTGTGTCGGCTGGGAGTCAGCCCCCAAAACCCAGCG GGCAGCTCCTGGCTACATGTAGGCACAGATCAGCCCTTTAAGTCCATCTCCATCGGCGGAGCCAACCAGGTGTGGGCCATCGCCAAGGATGGAGCTGTGTTCTACAGAGGATCGGTGTCCCAGCAAAACCCTGCAG GTGAATGCTGGTACCACATCCCCTCTCCTCCAAGGCAGACCCTCAGACAGCTGTCTGTGGGCCGGACCTCTGTCTTCGCTGTGGATGAAAACA GTAACTTGTGGTACAGGCAGGGCCTCACCCCCAGCTATCCTCAGGGCTCCGCCTGGGAGCTCATCTCTAACAACGTCACCAAGGTTTCTGTGGGACCGCTGGACCAG GTGTGGATCATAGCAGACGGGGTTCCAGGTTTCCCCACTGAGACTGCAGGCGCTGTCTGCCACAGGCTGGGGGTGGGACCCATGCAACCCAAGGGCCAGTCCTGGGACTATGGTATAGGG GGAGGATGGGAGCACATCAGTGTGAGGGGGAACTCAGCTGAGGCTCCTcgccccccccaccctccacccgTTGGATCCCCACGCAGCCCATTCCCCATGCGGCCTCCAACACAAGTGAACGGGAACGCTGTGGGTGTGTAG
- the bri3 gene encoding brain protein I3 produces MVDSKPLLQDRPPAYNAVPGAYEYGPQQQSYGAIPPPAPPPYPYPDGQGYPSAQMAPAVSQQPYAGTYTIIQPSVVVVGGCPACRVGVLEDDFTCLGILCAIFFFPLGILFCFALRQRRCPNCGATFG; encoded by the exons ATGGTGGACAGCAAACCTCTTCTTCAGGACAGACCTCCCGCCTACAACGCCGTCCCGGGGGCTTATGAGTACGGCCCGCAGCAGCAGAGCTATGGGGCCATCCCGCCTCCGGCCCCGCCGCCCTACCCGTACCCAGACGGCCAAG GATACCCATCAGCCCAGATGGCCCCTGCCGTATCCCAGCAGCCCTACGCTGGGACTTACACCATTATCCAACCCTCTGTAGTGGTGGTGGGAGGCTGCCCTGCCTGCAG AGTTGGTGTCCTGGAGGACGATTTCACCTGCCTGGGGATCCTGTGTGccatcttcttcttccctctggGCATCCTCTTCTGCTTCGCACTGCGTCAGAGAAGGTGTCCCAACTGTGGTGCCACCTTTGGCTAG